CGACTCTCGCGTACGAACATTCCATCGTGAAGTCGTGTTTTATGCTTTGGCTCCTTTGTGAAAACAGCAATTGTAAGTGACAAATCAAAGtgttcgtatttttattttaattaaaaaatatgcagCAACGTACATGAAAAAAGCGAAAGTTATACGAGTTGACTAATGATCATATTGGAACGAGTGAATCAAATACGAGTTTTTTCATCTCGAAAGATaattctttctctttttaattaattgccCGTAAATACGTTATCGCGAAGGGAGCATCTATGAATCGAGGAGTATTTTATGAAAACGATTTAAGTTATTGGTCGGACGTGTTTTGTTGAACAATTATTAGTAAGGAGTTAAATATCTTTGCCTTTGTACGAAGACTCAGATCGTAGCTGTCAAGTGCAGCTATGCTGCTCACACTAATGAAGGGCGGTGCGTGCAACGGCGTTACTCAAAAAGTGTGGAGCCATCTGCCCTAGCCTGACATCGTCGACGAGATGTTTTAGTAATGAAATCGGTCAGTGatacattatttacattttcacattttcctcTAACACTGTTGAAACTGTTTatctgtatttaattatttgcgtTCTGTTTAATGAAAAAAAGCATGCGGTAGACAGCAGATGTATTTATATACTCATATAAATCATAAATAAGTATTAATAAATGCTGTTTATATTTGCCTACATACAATTCTGATAAAGTACATTGTGAGGCATAACTGCAGAACATTtttcgtaaaaatatttttcattacagGTCTTGCATTTTGTTGTTTGAACTACTCATTTGCTAAAGTAATCAAGTCCATAAAACAAAACTGTTTTTCACATTGTTTTTTTACTGATATACTTGTTATCAAATACTTGACATTGACTTGACTTGACAAAGtataaaaagaattgaaaaacactAGTTAATCACTTTAGTCAGTGAATAGATATAGTTCCATAAATACTTCATTACATCAGCATGTAGATAAATAAAAAcagcatttattaatattaaaaatttttacggATATATGgttacttttttcttttgtttctttttataattttttatcttatGATACAGTGGTACATTCttctaaattaaattgttatacttaaaaaataacaaaagttctatagacaaaataaaatttaagaaacttttgaatttttaagttttaatctTATAAGTGAAGTCATGTTTCTTATGCTTATGGTAAAACATTTTTTCTAAATCTGTatttgtttgaatatttatttatatgttgTTTTTATATGTTTCAGAGGTACCAGACAATGAGCATCATGTCGGTGCCTGGATACACATATAGCTGGTAGTACTGTGTCAACACTAGCCTTCTACCAGTGGGATTCGTACCCTTATTATACTTTCTACGCTTCCTACCCTAGACTTACGCACGCACAAACGCGCACACATAGTGTGTGTGCATGTGCTTTGTCAACTATTGTCTACACATCATGAGATTCTTGGGACTATTATCATTTCCCACTTCACCTACTGTGTCATTTCCTAAACTGCTGCTACCACTCCATCAATTATCCTTTTCATCCATGTCTATTGCCACCTGGTTTCTGGTGGTACTAGTAACTGCAGCAATAGATACACCTGCTAGTACTACTCCACCTGTACAAGAGAACAAATCTCTGCACATTGTGACACAATTTCCTGCAGGAGATAGTCAACGATATGGATTTTATCCTTTAGATCCAAATACAACGAGAGAAGGTGCTCTCCGATTTAATCACCTTACCATAGATCCTGCCACAGGACGGTTGTATGCAGGTGCCATCAACAGACTTTTACAATTAGATTCCAATCTTAAACTGGAGGAATATGTTTCCACGGGTTAgtaatgttttataaatttacattgtatttcttaaaaatcttttaaaaataattattcatcatAATTTTAGGGCCAAGACTGGATAATCCTCAGTGTCATGCAACAGGCTGCCCTTCTAGAGAAATAACTACATCTTTAATGGATAATGTCAACAAATTGTTAATAGCTGATCTTGAATCACAAACGCTAATTGCATGTGGTTCTCTTCTTCAAGGTGCTTGTGAAAAGTACAAAATGTCAAACATATCTATTAAACCAGAATTCATTCCTCATAGTGTAGCAGCAAATGATGAAAATTCCTCTACATATGCTTTTATTGGACCTGAAAAATATAATGCATGGGGACAAACTAACATCCTTTATGTTGGTACTACATTTACTAATAGAGGAGACTATAGGCATGATGTGCCTGCCATTTCCAGTAGAAATCTTCACAATTTAGAGTTTGCAGAATATACTTTTAACAAACAACCAATTGTGTACATTGATGTTAAATACAGAGACCATTTTTTAGTTAAATATGTATATGGTTTTAATGCCAGTGATTATGCATATTTTGTATtggtacaaaaacaatcttatcTTCCTGAACAAGAGGAACTGGGTTATATCTCTAGATTGGCTCGAAGCTGCATAAGTGACGCAAATTATGATAGTTATACTGAAGTTACATTACAATGTACTGTTGACTTAGGTGATGGAAAAACACAGTTTTATAATTTGGTGCAAGATGCAAAAGTAGCACCAGCTGGTAGTGATTTGGCCATGCAACTGGGTATTTCTGTTGGTGATCCTGTATTTGTCTCTGTATTTTCACCAAGTAGAGGTATCACGAACGAACCAGCATCTCGTTCGGCACTTTGTGTATACAGTTTGCAAGAGATTGaaacgaaatttaatgaaaatatccaTATGTGTTTTAATGGTAGTACCAAATATAGAAACATGGGTTATGTCAGTGGTCCTATACAAGATGGGAAATGTCCAACAGCAGGAGTAAGTATAAAaagattattattttttgtgataatttatatttcttatgatgtatttctttaattctgttcttatttttaaatcagACAACAGGCAATATTTTAAACTTCTGCGAAGTGGGTTTGAAAATCTCTGGAATGTCACCAATTGTTGGACAAGCAATTTTACATTTTCCTGACGAATTTGTTACTTCTGTAACAATAGCTAATACAGAAGGCCATACAGTAGCATTTTTGGGCACTAATGATGGAGTtcttaaaaaagttttactttCTGGAACTGAAGCATTTGTTTATGAAAGCATTGTAATTGATAAAGGAAATAAATTGATGCCTGACAGTTTAATTTCACCAGATGGAgaatatatttatgttttgtcaacttctaaaatttcaaaggttcaagttgaacattgtAGCAGTTATACCAACTGTAGCAGTTGTCTTGATGCAAAAGATCCTTATTGTGGATGGTGTTCATTAGAGAAAAGGTAAATAaatatcttgtatttttttCAGTACATATAACTGTTAgaaatcatttttcatttacaaTTCAAATATGTATTTTCAGATGTACTGTTAGAGGAGATTGTCAGAAAGCAAGTCACAGTAGTCCACGATGGTTATCTTTAGGCACAGGACAACAGTGTATTGACTTTGAACAGGTGCTTCCTGATCGTATGCCTATCAACCAAATGACAACTGTTCATTTAACGATCAGAACTCTACCTGAATTACCAGCAGGTGCCAATTATAAATGCGTCTTTGGAAGTGCAGAACCTATAGACGCATTAATGACTGGATTTGGATTATCATGTCCTACACCCCCTGTTATTGAAAGACCAAGTATACCAGATGGGGCTGATCACGTTTTAGTACCACTATCTGTACGTTCCAGTGAAACAAACAAAGATTTCGTTTCGCGCAACTTTGCATTTTTTGATTGCTCCAGACATACTGTGTGCACAGAATGTGTTAAGTCACAATGGGCATGTAGTTGGTGTGTGTACGACAACAAATGTACACATAATGCAAGCTGTCAGGGTATTATTTCGGGAGAAAATGTAAGTGTTCTAATAATCTTAAGCTTGAAGCTTATGTTTGTAaatgttaaacaaaatttttcaattcacagAATCAAGCAACTCTTGCTGCACACGGAGCACAATACTGTCCAAGATTCGTACAACGTAAGGAACCCCTGATGTTGCCCAATAGTGTACCTAAAGAAATAGTGCTTGAAGTTGAAAATCTGCCGCATCCACAAGTGGGACACAGTGGTTTTCAATGTATCGTTTCGATCGAGGGtgcaaatttgaaagtacaaGCTCGTGTCGACAGCAGTCGCTTCATAGTTTGTGATAAAACTGTTTATTCGTATGAAGCAATTACCGGTGAATACGAAGCAGAGGTAACGGTTGTGTGGAACATCAATCATCACGTAGATAAAACAACAATTATGCTTTACAAGTGCGAAGTACTAGGCTCACATCGTGAACACGCAGATTGTTCTCTTTGTGTGACAAGAGACGCCCGATTCGAATGTACTTGGTGTGGCAACAGTTGCGTATACCGACATTCTTGCTTGCATTCACCATTTACAGAATGTCCAAAACCAAGAATAGATATGATAAAACCTCTCAGTGGACCAATTGAAGGTGGTACATTGGTAACCATCGAAGGCAGTAACTTAGGCTTGAAGGAGAGCGACGTGGAAGGAAAGATACACATTGGTAACACTCCGTGCACTTTGGTAGACTACGAAGTATCTGTTCGCATAGTTTGTCGCACTGGGCGGCACGAGGCTACCGACACTGCCTCTGTCGTGGTTGGCAACGATGCTGGCTACACAGAAAGTGCTGTATTATTCAATTACAAAGACATACGACTGGCCGGTGTTTACCCGTCGGTTGGACCTCAAAGTGGTGGTACACAACTTGCTATTACTGGAATGTACTTGAACATTGGTAGTACCATCTCAGCTTATCTGGATGAATTGCCATGTCACGTAAATGCAACGCAAGCAAGCAGCACCAGACTGACCTGCGTGACCAGTAAATCCGATCGAGTGAGAAAAATCGAGAGACTGACTCTCAGCATTGACGGTGCAAACCGTACTTTAGAGGGTAATCCTTACAATTACACCCACGATCCTACCATTATGGAGATTAAACCACTAACAAGCTTCGCTTCTGGTGGCCGCATGATCACCGTCCATGGTACCAACTTAGACACCATTCAGAAACCTGAGATGGAAGTTTATTTTGATAACGAACCATTACCAGTAAATCGGACTGTTTGCACCGTATTGAATCCAACACAGATGGAATGTCCAAGTCCTAGCATCGCTAAACGTTTCATGACTCTTCGACGCAGCGAGCGTGCCATTGTTAGTGGTCAGACTAATTTGCCACAGTCATTGAAGTTAAAAGAATCCAAATTATCTTTAAAGATCGCGTTCATCATGGACAACGTGGAAAGCGTTCGAGACTTGGAGAAGCATTTTCAGAATCTTAGATACCGATTACTCTACGTCGAGGATCCAAAATTCTTTGCATTTCCACGAAACGTAAAATTGTATAAAGGTGATACTTTAGTTATCGAGggagaaaatttgatttttgcCAGCGATGAGTCTGACGTCAACGTCACGGTCGGCGCGATGCCCTGTAACGTAACTTCTCTTGCTTCGACCCAGCTAGTTTGTATACCTCCGGATCAACAACCAGCTGATACGGATGAACTTGGAATCAAAACTGAGAATGGTTTGCCACTGGTAGTTGTTCGAGTAGGAAGAAGTTTAAGATTTCCCATTGGTTATTTGCGTTACGATGTGATTAAGTCTTATCCGATACCACCGGAAGCAATCGCTGGAATCGCCGCTGGAACATTTGGTCTGGTATTTCTGTTCGTTTtggtattaataatatatagaaGAAAAAGCACGCAAGCGGAAAGAGAGTACAAAcgaatacaaatacaaatggATACGCTTGAAAGCAACGTTAGGATGGAATGCAAACAGGCATTCGCCGAGTTACAGACTGACATGACTGATCTAACCGCGGATTTGGAATCGTCCGGTATTCCGACTCTCGACCACAAAAACTACATTATGAAAGTATTTTTTCCTGGTGTAACGCATCATCCGATATTAAACGATCCCAGATCGCGCAGTAACGTGTCTCGAACGAATTATGACGCAGCCATGATCCAGTTCGAACAACTTATTAACAATAAGTACTTCGTATTAACATTTATCGAAACTTTAGAGGCTCAAAAAGACTTTAACATTAGAGATAAAGTAAACGTTGCATCTTTACTCATGGTTGTTTTGATGGGTAAGATGGAATACGCGACTGATATACTCATGAACCTTTTACTCAGACTAATTGAAAAGGCGGTGAACACTAAACACCCTCAGCTGATGCTGAGGAGAACAGAGTCTGTAGTGGAAAAGATGTTAACAAATTGGATGGCACTTTGTATGTACAATTATCTGAAAGACTACGCAGGTTCCTCTCTGTTTTTATTGTTCAAGGCAATAAAGCATCAAATAGAAAAAGGCCCTGTGGACGTGATAACGCACGACGCGAGATACTCGTTGTCTGAGGAGAGACTGCTCCGAGAACAGATCGAACACAGTGTCGTCACTTTACACGTCGTCCAGGATGATCTTGACGAGAAGATACAATGCAAAGTGTTAGATTGTGATACTATTAATCAAGTCAAGTCCAAAATCTTGGACGCACTTTACAAAAATACTCCTTTCTCACTAAGGCCGTCCGTTCATGACGTAGACTTGGAATGGAGACACGGTAGAGGTGGTCACCTGACACTTCAAGATGAAGATCTCACAACCAAATGTAGCGGTGAATGGAAAAAAATCAATACTTTAGCGCATTATGGTGTTAAGGAATCAGCGGTGATGTCGTTGATTCCTAGACAGAACGATGGGTTCTCTGTCGCTTGTAAACCACCGTGTCACAACTGCAAGCCGTCACACTACCATCATCAGCAACAGTCAATTCATCATCATCCTCATCACCATCATTTGCATCGACACGCGAATCACTGTTCGTCCACGCATCTTCCATCCACGCCTAATCACAATCTAATAAGTCCTGTAATGTACAATCATCCTGTCAGTGGTTTGTATTTTGAATCTCAACACTCGCCACCGATTATAACAGCTAATGGTGACGTTGAGAGTGGCCATGGAGGTAATCAACGACTATATCATTTAGTAAGGCCTATAGAAGATAGCCATTACCCACCAGGAATGGGTTTCACTGGTAGCAAGCATCATCATCCAGAACGAACGCATAAAGCCATTCCTGAAATATTTTTGACAAGATTATTATCAACAAAGGGTACAGTTCAAAAGTTTGTTGATGATTTCTTGAACACGATATTAACTGCGAACGAAGCATTACCCAGTGCTGTAAAATGGTTATTCGATCTTCTTGACGATGCTGCCAAGCAACATGGCATCGTAGACCCTGAAGTGCCCCACGCCTGGAAGTCAAATAGTTTACCGCTTAGATTTTGGGTGAATTTTATTAAGAATCCGGACTTCatgtttgatattaataaatctaCAACGGTTGATTCGAGTTTATCCGTGATAGCACAAACCTTTATGGACTCTTGTTCAATGACAGAGCATAGGCTAGGGAAAGATTCACCCTCTAACAAGTTACTGTTTGCCAAGGACATACCGCACTATCGGGAGAAAGTGGGTCGTTTTTACACGGATGTACAAAGACTGCCACAAATCACTGATCAAGAAATGTCTAGTGCCATGCAACAACTAAGTGCGTCGCACGCAAATGAGTTTGATGTGATCGCAGCACTAAAAGAACTTTACATCTATGTCAGCAAGTATTATGAACAAGTAAGTTTACAATATGAAAGTCATTTTttattgacaatttttttctCATAACGTTACAATTATTTCTTTTGGATAATAGGATAATGATGAGCAACTGCATTATACTTTCTAGGCTTTTTCCaatcccagatttccaaattcctagattcctaagtttttaaattctaagcTCTAGACGTGCACGCCAGTACTCATGAGCTCTTTGGTGAGCTACCTATCACTAGTGAACTATATACAATGATTGGCACTTTAATCTATTTCATAGTCTCAATGAATGTTTTTAGTGAGTTTATTAATTGAGTTAATGAATATTTTCAGATCCTAGAGGCCTTGGAGACAGACGCAGGCTGTCGCAAATTACATCTAGCACATAGGCTAGAAAATGTAGCGTGCACGCTCGAAGGAG
Above is a genomic segment from Megachile rotundata isolate GNS110a chromosome 15, iyMegRotu1, whole genome shotgun sequence containing:
- the PlexB gene encoding plexin B, yielding MCFVNYCLHIMRFLGLLSFPTSPTVSFPKLLLPLHQLSFSSMSIATWFLVVLVTAAIDTPASTTPPVQENKSLHIVTQFPAGDSQRYGFYPLDPNTTREGALRFNHLTIDPATGRLYAGAINRLLQLDSNLKLEEYVSTGPRLDNPQCHATGCPSREITTSLMDNVNKLLIADLESQTLIACGSLLQGACEKYKMSNISIKPEFIPHSVAANDENSSTYAFIGPEKYNAWGQTNILYVGTTFTNRGDYRHDVPAISSRNLHNLEFAEYTFNKQPIVYIDVKYRDHFLVKYVYGFNASDYAYFVLVQKQSYLPEQEELGYISRLARSCISDANYDSYTEVTLQCTVDLGDGKTQFYNLVQDAKVAPAGSDLAMQLGISVGDPVFVSVFSPSRGITNEPASRSALCVYSLQEIETKFNENIHMCFNGSTKYRNMGYVSGPIQDGKCPTAGTTGNILNFCEVGLKISGMSPIVGQAILHFPDEFVTSVTIANTEGHTVAFLGTNDGVLKKVLLSGTEAFVYESIVIDKGNKLMPDSLISPDGEYIYVLSTSKISKVQVEHCSSYTNCSSCLDAKDPYCGWCSLEKRCTVRGDCQKASHSSPRWLSLGTGQQCIDFEQVLPDRMPINQMTTVHLTIRTLPELPAGANYKCVFGSAEPIDALMTGFGLSCPTPPVIERPSIPDGADHVLVPLSVRSSETNKDFVSRNFAFFDCSRHTVCTECVKSQWACSWCVYDNKCTHNASCQGIISGENNQATLAAHGAQYCPRFVQRKEPLMLPNSVPKEIVLEVENLPHPQVGHSGFQCIVSIEGANLKVQARVDSSRFIVCDKTVYSYEAITGEYEAEVTVVWNINHHVDKTTIMLYKCEVLGSHREHADCSLCVTRDARFECTWCGNSCVYRHSCLHSPFTECPKPRIDMIKPLSGPIEGGTLVTIEGSNLGLKESDVEGKIHIGNTPCTLVDYEVSVRIVCRTGRHEATDTASVVVGNDAGYTESAVLFNYKDIRLAGVYPSVGPQSGGTQLAITGMYLNIGSTISAYLDELPCHVNATQASSTRLTCVTSKSDRVRKIERLTLSIDGANRTLEGNPYNYTHDPTIMEIKPLTSFASGGRMITVHGTNLDTIQKPEMEVYFDNEPLPVNRTVCTVLNPTQMECPSPSIAKRFMTLRRSERAIVSGQTNLPQSLKLKESKLSLKIAFIMDNVESVRDLEKHFQNLRYRLLYVEDPKFFAFPRNVKLYKGDTLVIEGENLIFASDESDVNVTVGAMPCNVTSLASTQLVCIPPDQQPADTDELGIKTENGLPLVVVRVGRSLRFPIGYLRYDVIKSYPIPPEAIAGIAAGTFGLVFLFVLVLIIYRRKSTQAEREYKRIQIQMDTLESNVRMECKQAFAELQTDMTDLTADLESSGIPTLDHKNYIMKVFFPGVTHHPILNDPRSRSNVSRTNYDAAMIQFEQLINNKYFVLTFIETLEAQKDFNIRDKVNVASLLMVVLMGKMEYATDILMNLLLRLIEKAVNTKHPQLMLRRTESVVEKMLTNWMALCMYNYLKDYAGSSLFLLFKAIKHQIEKGPVDVITHDARYSLSEERLLREQIEHSVVTLHVVQDDLDEKIQCKVLDCDTINQVKSKILDALYKNTPFSLRPSVHDVDLEWRHGRGGHLTLQDEDLTTKCSGEWKKINTLAHYGVKESAVMSLIPRQNDGFSVACKPPCHNCKPSHYHHQQQSIHHHPHHHHLHRHANHCSSTHLPSTPNHNLISPVMYNHPVSGLYFESQHSPPIITANGDVESGHGGNQRLYHLVRPIEDSHYPPGMGFTGSKHHHPERTHKAIPEIFLTRLLSTKGTVQKFVDDFLNTILTANEALPSAVKWLFDLLDDAAKQHGIVDPEVPHAWKSNSLPLRFWVNFIKNPDFMFDINKSTTVDSSLSVIAQTFMDSCSMTEHRLGKDSPSNKLLFAKDIPHYREKVGRFYTDVQRLPQITDQEMSSAMQQLSASHANEFDVIAALKELYIYVSKYYEQILEALETDAGCRKLHLAHRLENVACTLEGEETSAC